Proteins found in one Mustela lutreola isolate mMusLut2 chromosome 12, mMusLut2.pri, whole genome shotgun sequence genomic segment:
- the CERCAM gene encoding inactive glycosyltransferase 25 family member 3 isoform X2, producing the protein MAFGASGPFHHEEGPLAAKALTGTCCKFGRHAEDQESQAPCREKLRVHSFFPSITANPSTDEDQRLRESGQSAITAGGSSAGADRGGEEDYTRRTAASGPIWMARRGPGGPPPASPAVGCHRAGPWSQAAGVVEPPLPAVVLTILARNAEHSLPHYLGALERLDYPRARLALWCATDHNTDNSTQMLQEWLAAVGDDYAAVVWRPEGDPRSYPDEEGPKHWTKERHQFLMELKQEALTFARDWGADYILFADTDNILTNNQTLRLLIEQGLPVVAPMLDSQTYYSNFWCGITPQGYYRRTADYFPTKNRQRRGCFRVPMVHSTFLVSLRAEGAAQLAFYPPHPNYTWPFDDIIVFAYACQAAGVTVHVCNEHRYGYMNVPVKSHQGLEDEKVNFIHLILEALVDGPPMQASGHVSRPPKRPSKMGFDEVFVISLARRPDRRERMLSSLWEMEISGRVVEAVDGRTLNSSIMRNLGVDLLPGYQDPYSGRTLTKGEVGCFLSHYSIWEEVAARGLAQVLVFEDDVRFESNFRGRLEQLMEEVEAEKLPWDLIYLGRKQVNPEEEAAVERLPHLVVAGYSYWTLAYVLSLAGARKLLASQPLRRMLPVDEFLPIMFDRHPNEQYKAHFWPRDLRAFSARPLLAAPTHYAGDAEWLSDTETSSPWDDDSGRIVSWSGSHKTLRDPHLDLAGSSGHSLPTPPHPRDEL; encoded by the exons ATGGCATTTGGAGCTTCGGGACCTTTCCATCATGAGGAGG GGCCACTGGCCGCCAAAGCTTTGACTGGGACCTGCTGTAAGTTTGGGAGACACGCTGAAGACCAGGAATCCCAG GCTCCATGCAGAGAGAAGCTTCGAGTGCATTCGTTCTTTCCCAGCATCACTGCAAACCCATCCACAGATGaggaccagaggctcagggaaAGTGGCCAGTCTGCGATCACAGCAG GCGGGAGCAGCGCCGGCGCTGACCGCGGAGGAGAGGAGGACTACACGCGGAGGACGGCGGCCTCGGGACCAATCTGGATGGCGCGCCGAGGTCCTGGAggacccccacctgcctcccccgcCGTGGGGTGTCACCGCGCAG GGCCGTGGTCCCAGGCTGCGGGCGTCGTGGAGCCGCCGCTGCCCGCCGTGGTCCTTACCATCCTGGCCCGCAATGCCGAGCACTCACTGCCCCACTACCTGGGCGCGCTGGAGCGGCTGGACTACCCCCGGGCCAGGCTGGCCCTCTG GTGTGCCACGGACCACAACACCGACAACAGCACGCAGATGCTGCAGGAGTGGCTGGCCGCTGTGGGGGACGACTATGCCGCTGTGGTCTGGAGGCCCGAGGGGGACCCCAG GTCCTACCCAGACGAAGAGGGTCCCAAGCACTGGACCAAAGAAAGGCACCAGTTTCTGATGGAATTGAAACAGGAAGCCCTGACctttgccagggactggggggcTGACTACATCCTG TTTGCAGATACAGACAACATTCTGACCAACAACCAGACGCTGAGGCTTCTGATAGAGCAGGGGCTGCCCGTTGTGGCCCCGATGCTGGACTCCCAGACCTACTACTCCAATTTCTGGTGCGGGATCACGCCCCAG GGCTATTACCGTCGCACGGCTGACTACTTCCCCACCAAGAACCGCCAGCGCCGGGGCTGCTTCCGGGTCCCTATGGTCCATTCTACCTTCCTGGTGTCCTTGCGGGCTGAGGGGGCAGCCCAGCTCGCCTTCTACCCTCCTCATCCCAACTACACCTGGCCCTTCGACGATATCATTGTCTTCGCCTATGCCTGCCAGGCCGCTG GGGTCACGGTCCACGTGTGCAATGAGCACCGTTACGGGTACATGAACGTGCCCGTGAAATCCCACCAGGGGCTGGAGGACGAGAAGGTCAACTTCATCCACCTAATCCTGGAAGCGCTGG TGGACGGGCCCCCCATGCAGGCCTCAGGGCACGTGTCCCGGCCCCCAAAGAGACCCAGCAAGATGGGGTTTGATGAG gtGTTTGTCATCAGCCTGGCCCGCCGGCCCGACCGCCGAGAGCGCATGCTAAGCTCGCTCTGGGAGATGGAGATTTCTGGGCGGGTGGTGGAAGCTGTGGACGGCCG GACACTCAACAGCAGTATCATGAGGAACCTCGGCGTGGACCTGCTGCCCGGCTACCAGGACCCCTACTCGGGCCGCACCCTGACCAAGGGCGAGGtgggctgcttcctcagccactACTCCATCTGGGAGGAG GTGGCGGCCAGGGGTCTGGCCCAGGTCCTGGTGTTTGAGGATGACGTGCGTTTTGAGAGCAACTTCCGGGGGCGACTAGAGCAGCTGATGGAggaggtggaggcagagaagCTGCCGTGGGACCTCAT CTACCTAGGTCGGAAGCAGGTGAACCCCGAGGAGGAGGCCGCTGTGGAGAGGCTGCCGCATCTGGTGGTGGCGGGGTACTCCTACTGGACCCTGGCCTATGTCTTGAGCCTGGCGGGAGCTCGCAAGCTGCTGGCCTCCCAGCCCCTGCGCCGAATGCTGCCTGTGGACGAGTTCCTGCCCATCATGTTTGACCGGCACCCCAA CGAGCAGTACAAGGCGCACTTCTGGCCACGGGACCTGCGCGCCTTCTCTGCCCGGCCGTTGCTTGCTGCCCCCACGCACTACGCAGGGGACGCCGAGTGGCTCAGCGACACGGAGACATCCTCGCCCTGGGACGATGACAGCGGCCGCATCGTCAGCTGGAGTGGCTCTCACAAGACCCTGCGTGACCCCCACCTGGACCTGGCTGGCAGCAGCGGGCACAGCCTCCCCacgccaccccacccccgggATGAGCTCTAG
- the CERCAM gene encoding inactive glycosyltransferase 25 family member 3 isoform X4, with protein sequence MRTRGSGKVASLRSQQAGAAPALTAEERRTTRGGRRPRDQSGWRAEVLEDPHLPPPPWGVTAQVCEVPRPWSQAAGVVEPPLPAVVLTILARNAEHSLPHYLGALERLDYPRARLALWCATDHNTDNSTQMLQEWLAAVGDDYAAVVWRPEGDPRSYPDEEGPKHWTKERHQFLMELKQEALTFARDWGADYILFADTDNILTNNQTLRLLIEQGLPVVAPMLDSQTYYSNFWCGITPQGYYRRTADYFPTKNRQRRGCFRVPMVHSTFLVSLRAEGAAQLAFYPPHPNYTWPFDDIIVFAYACQAAGVTVHVCNEHRYGYMNVPVKSHQGLEDEKVNFIHLILEALVDGPPMQASGHVSRPPKRPSKMGFDEVFVISLARRPDRRERMLSSLWEMEISGRVVEAVDGRTLNSSIMRNLGVDLLPGYQDPYSGRTLTKGEVGCFLSHYSIWEEVAARGLAQVLVFEDDVRFESNFRGRLEQLMEEVEAEKLPWDLIYLGRKQVNPEEEAAVERLPHLVVAGYSYWTLAYVLSLAGARKLLASQPLRRMLPVDEFLPIMFDRHPNEQYKAHFWPRDLRAFSARPLLAAPTHYAGDAEWLSDTETSSPWDDDSGRIVSWSGSHKTLRDPHLDLAGSSGHSLPTPPHPRDEL encoded by the exons ATGaggaccagaggctcagggaaAGTGGCCAGTCTGCGATCACAGCAG GCGGGAGCAGCGCCGGCGCTGACCGCGGAGGAGAGGAGGACTACACGCGGAGGACGGCGGCCTCGGGACCAATCTGGATGGCGCGCCGAGGTCCTGGAggacccccacctgcctcccccgcCGTGGGGTGTCACCGCGCAGGTCTGCGAAGTTCCGC GGCCGTGGTCCCAGGCTGCGGGCGTCGTGGAGCCGCCGCTGCCCGCCGTGGTCCTTACCATCCTGGCCCGCAATGCCGAGCACTCACTGCCCCACTACCTGGGCGCGCTGGAGCGGCTGGACTACCCCCGGGCCAGGCTGGCCCTCTG GTGTGCCACGGACCACAACACCGACAACAGCACGCAGATGCTGCAGGAGTGGCTGGCCGCTGTGGGGGACGACTATGCCGCTGTGGTCTGGAGGCCCGAGGGGGACCCCAG GTCCTACCCAGACGAAGAGGGTCCCAAGCACTGGACCAAAGAAAGGCACCAGTTTCTGATGGAATTGAAACAGGAAGCCCTGACctttgccagggactggggggcTGACTACATCCTG TTTGCAGATACAGACAACATTCTGACCAACAACCAGACGCTGAGGCTTCTGATAGAGCAGGGGCTGCCCGTTGTGGCCCCGATGCTGGACTCCCAGACCTACTACTCCAATTTCTGGTGCGGGATCACGCCCCAG GGCTATTACCGTCGCACGGCTGACTACTTCCCCACCAAGAACCGCCAGCGCCGGGGCTGCTTCCGGGTCCCTATGGTCCATTCTACCTTCCTGGTGTCCTTGCGGGCTGAGGGGGCAGCCCAGCTCGCCTTCTACCCTCCTCATCCCAACTACACCTGGCCCTTCGACGATATCATTGTCTTCGCCTATGCCTGCCAGGCCGCTG GGGTCACGGTCCACGTGTGCAATGAGCACCGTTACGGGTACATGAACGTGCCCGTGAAATCCCACCAGGGGCTGGAGGACGAGAAGGTCAACTTCATCCACCTAATCCTGGAAGCGCTGG TGGACGGGCCCCCCATGCAGGCCTCAGGGCACGTGTCCCGGCCCCCAAAGAGACCCAGCAAGATGGGGTTTGATGAG gtGTTTGTCATCAGCCTGGCCCGCCGGCCCGACCGCCGAGAGCGCATGCTAAGCTCGCTCTGGGAGATGGAGATTTCTGGGCGGGTGGTGGAAGCTGTGGACGGCCG GACACTCAACAGCAGTATCATGAGGAACCTCGGCGTGGACCTGCTGCCCGGCTACCAGGACCCCTACTCGGGCCGCACCCTGACCAAGGGCGAGGtgggctgcttcctcagccactACTCCATCTGGGAGGAG GTGGCGGCCAGGGGTCTGGCCCAGGTCCTGGTGTTTGAGGATGACGTGCGTTTTGAGAGCAACTTCCGGGGGCGACTAGAGCAGCTGATGGAggaggtggaggcagagaagCTGCCGTGGGACCTCAT CTACCTAGGTCGGAAGCAGGTGAACCCCGAGGAGGAGGCCGCTGTGGAGAGGCTGCCGCATCTGGTGGTGGCGGGGTACTCCTACTGGACCCTGGCCTATGTCTTGAGCCTGGCGGGAGCTCGCAAGCTGCTGGCCTCCCAGCCCCTGCGCCGAATGCTGCCTGTGGACGAGTTCCTGCCCATCATGTTTGACCGGCACCCCAA CGAGCAGTACAAGGCGCACTTCTGGCCACGGGACCTGCGCGCCTTCTCTGCCCGGCCGTTGCTTGCTGCCCCCACGCACTACGCAGGGGACGCCGAGTGGCTCAGCGACACGGAGACATCCTCGCCCTGGGACGATGACAGCGGCCGCATCGTCAGCTGGAGTGGCTCTCACAAGACCCTGCGTGACCCCCACCTGGACCTGGCTGGCAGCAGCGGGCACAGCCTCCCCacgccaccccacccccgggATGAGCTCTAG
- the CERCAM gene encoding inactive glycosyltransferase 25 family member 3 isoform X3, producing MPLQGCLVTRLHAERSFECIRSFPASLQTHPQMRTRGSGKVASLRSQQAGAAPALTAEERRTTRGGRRPRDQSGWRAEVLEDPHLPPPPWGVTAQVCEVPRPWSQAAGVVEPPLPAVVLTILARNAEHSLPHYLGALERLDYPRARLALWCATDHNTDNSTQMLQEWLAAVGDDYAAVVWRPEGDPRSYPDEEGPKHWTKERHQFLMELKQEALTFARDWGADYILFADTDNILTNNQTLRLLIEQGLPVVAPMLDSQTYYSNFWCGITPQGYYRRTADYFPTKNRQRRGCFRVPMVHSTFLVSLRAEGAAQLAFYPPHPNYTWPFDDIIVFAYACQAAGVTVHVCNEHRYGYMNVPVKSHQGLEDEKVNFIHLILEALVDGPPMQASGHVSRPPKRPSKMGFDEVFVISLARRPDRRERMLSSLWEMEISGRVVEAVDGRTLNSSIMRNLGVDLLPGYQDPYSGRTLTKGEVGCFLSHYSIWEEVAARGLAQVLVFEDDVRFESNFRGRLEQLMEEVEAEKLPWDLIYLGRKQVNPEEEAAVERLPHLVVAGYSYWTLAYVLSLAGARKLLASQPLRRMLPVDEFLPIMFDRHPNEQYKAHFWPRDLRAFSARPLLAAPTHYAGDAEWLSDTETSSPWDDDSGRIVSWSGSHKTLRDPHLDLAGSSGHSLPTPPHPRDEL from the exons ATGCCCCTACAAGGCTGCCTGGTAACCAG GCTCCATGCAGAGAGAAGCTTCGAGTGCATTCGTTCTTTCCCAGCATCACTGCAAACCCATCCACAGATGaggaccagaggctcagggaaAGTGGCCAGTCTGCGATCACAGCAG GCGGGAGCAGCGCCGGCGCTGACCGCGGAGGAGAGGAGGACTACACGCGGAGGACGGCGGCCTCGGGACCAATCTGGATGGCGCGCCGAGGTCCTGGAggacccccacctgcctcccccgcCGTGGGGTGTCACCGCGCAGGTCTGCGAAGTTCCGC GGCCGTGGTCCCAGGCTGCGGGCGTCGTGGAGCCGCCGCTGCCCGCCGTGGTCCTTACCATCCTGGCCCGCAATGCCGAGCACTCACTGCCCCACTACCTGGGCGCGCTGGAGCGGCTGGACTACCCCCGGGCCAGGCTGGCCCTCTG GTGTGCCACGGACCACAACACCGACAACAGCACGCAGATGCTGCAGGAGTGGCTGGCCGCTGTGGGGGACGACTATGCCGCTGTGGTCTGGAGGCCCGAGGGGGACCCCAG GTCCTACCCAGACGAAGAGGGTCCCAAGCACTGGACCAAAGAAAGGCACCAGTTTCTGATGGAATTGAAACAGGAAGCCCTGACctttgccagggactggggggcTGACTACATCCTG TTTGCAGATACAGACAACATTCTGACCAACAACCAGACGCTGAGGCTTCTGATAGAGCAGGGGCTGCCCGTTGTGGCCCCGATGCTGGACTCCCAGACCTACTACTCCAATTTCTGGTGCGGGATCACGCCCCAG GGCTATTACCGTCGCACGGCTGACTACTTCCCCACCAAGAACCGCCAGCGCCGGGGCTGCTTCCGGGTCCCTATGGTCCATTCTACCTTCCTGGTGTCCTTGCGGGCTGAGGGGGCAGCCCAGCTCGCCTTCTACCCTCCTCATCCCAACTACACCTGGCCCTTCGACGATATCATTGTCTTCGCCTATGCCTGCCAGGCCGCTG GGGTCACGGTCCACGTGTGCAATGAGCACCGTTACGGGTACATGAACGTGCCCGTGAAATCCCACCAGGGGCTGGAGGACGAGAAGGTCAACTTCATCCACCTAATCCTGGAAGCGCTGG TGGACGGGCCCCCCATGCAGGCCTCAGGGCACGTGTCCCGGCCCCCAAAGAGACCCAGCAAGATGGGGTTTGATGAG gtGTTTGTCATCAGCCTGGCCCGCCGGCCCGACCGCCGAGAGCGCATGCTAAGCTCGCTCTGGGAGATGGAGATTTCTGGGCGGGTGGTGGAAGCTGTGGACGGCCG GACACTCAACAGCAGTATCATGAGGAACCTCGGCGTGGACCTGCTGCCCGGCTACCAGGACCCCTACTCGGGCCGCACCCTGACCAAGGGCGAGGtgggctgcttcctcagccactACTCCATCTGGGAGGAG GTGGCGGCCAGGGGTCTGGCCCAGGTCCTGGTGTTTGAGGATGACGTGCGTTTTGAGAGCAACTTCCGGGGGCGACTAGAGCAGCTGATGGAggaggtggaggcagagaagCTGCCGTGGGACCTCAT CTACCTAGGTCGGAAGCAGGTGAACCCCGAGGAGGAGGCCGCTGTGGAGAGGCTGCCGCATCTGGTGGTGGCGGGGTACTCCTACTGGACCCTGGCCTATGTCTTGAGCCTGGCGGGAGCTCGCAAGCTGCTGGCCTCCCAGCCCCTGCGCCGAATGCTGCCTGTGGACGAGTTCCTGCCCATCATGTTTGACCGGCACCCCAA CGAGCAGTACAAGGCGCACTTCTGGCCACGGGACCTGCGCGCCTTCTCTGCCCGGCCGTTGCTTGCTGCCCCCACGCACTACGCAGGGGACGCCGAGTGGCTCAGCGACACGGAGACATCCTCGCCCTGGGACGATGACAGCGGCCGCATCGTCAGCTGGAGTGGCTCTCACAAGACCCTGCGTGACCCCCACCTGGACCTGGCTGGCAGCAGCGGGCACAGCCTCCCCacgccaccccacccccgggATGAGCTCTAG
- the CERCAM gene encoding inactive glycosyltransferase 25 family member 3 isoform X1, which translates to MSVERSDQQDPGLGRAVRPEQPRREMRKGVLEQSTDPRARGPLAAKALTGTCCKFGRHAEDQESQAPCREKLRVHSFFPSITANPSTDEDQRLRESGQSAITAGGSSAGADRGGEEDYTRRTAASGPIWMARRGPGGPPPASPAVGCHRAGPWSQAAGVVEPPLPAVVLTILARNAEHSLPHYLGALERLDYPRARLALWCATDHNTDNSTQMLQEWLAAVGDDYAAVVWRPEGDPRSYPDEEGPKHWTKERHQFLMELKQEALTFARDWGADYILFADTDNILTNNQTLRLLIEQGLPVVAPMLDSQTYYSNFWCGITPQGYYRRTADYFPTKNRQRRGCFRVPMVHSTFLVSLRAEGAAQLAFYPPHPNYTWPFDDIIVFAYACQAAGVTVHVCNEHRYGYMNVPVKSHQGLEDEKVNFIHLILEALVDGPPMQASGHVSRPPKRPSKMGFDEVFVISLARRPDRRERMLSSLWEMEISGRVVEAVDGRTLNSSIMRNLGVDLLPGYQDPYSGRTLTKGEVGCFLSHYSIWEEVAARGLAQVLVFEDDVRFESNFRGRLEQLMEEVEAEKLPWDLIYLGRKQVNPEEEAAVERLPHLVVAGYSYWTLAYVLSLAGARKLLASQPLRRMLPVDEFLPIMFDRHPNEQYKAHFWPRDLRAFSARPLLAAPTHYAGDAEWLSDTETSSPWDDDSGRIVSWSGSHKTLRDPHLDLAGSSGHSLPTPPHPRDEL; encoded by the exons ATGTCCGTTGAGAGGAGTGACCAGCAGGACCCTGGTCTTGGCAGAGCAGTTCGGCCAGAGCAGCCGCGACGGGAGATGAGGAAGGGAGTCCTGGAGCAAAGCACAGATCCCCGTGCCAGAG GGCCACTGGCCGCCAAAGCTTTGACTGGGACCTGCTGTAAGTTTGGGAGACACGCTGAAGACCAGGAATCCCAG GCTCCATGCAGAGAGAAGCTTCGAGTGCATTCGTTCTTTCCCAGCATCACTGCAAACCCATCCACAGATGaggaccagaggctcagggaaAGTGGCCAGTCTGCGATCACAGCAG GCGGGAGCAGCGCCGGCGCTGACCGCGGAGGAGAGGAGGACTACACGCGGAGGACGGCGGCCTCGGGACCAATCTGGATGGCGCGCCGAGGTCCTGGAggacccccacctgcctcccccgcCGTGGGGTGTCACCGCGCAG GGCCGTGGTCCCAGGCTGCGGGCGTCGTGGAGCCGCCGCTGCCCGCCGTGGTCCTTACCATCCTGGCCCGCAATGCCGAGCACTCACTGCCCCACTACCTGGGCGCGCTGGAGCGGCTGGACTACCCCCGGGCCAGGCTGGCCCTCTG GTGTGCCACGGACCACAACACCGACAACAGCACGCAGATGCTGCAGGAGTGGCTGGCCGCTGTGGGGGACGACTATGCCGCTGTGGTCTGGAGGCCCGAGGGGGACCCCAG GTCCTACCCAGACGAAGAGGGTCCCAAGCACTGGACCAAAGAAAGGCACCAGTTTCTGATGGAATTGAAACAGGAAGCCCTGACctttgccagggactggggggcTGACTACATCCTG TTTGCAGATACAGACAACATTCTGACCAACAACCAGACGCTGAGGCTTCTGATAGAGCAGGGGCTGCCCGTTGTGGCCCCGATGCTGGACTCCCAGACCTACTACTCCAATTTCTGGTGCGGGATCACGCCCCAG GGCTATTACCGTCGCACGGCTGACTACTTCCCCACCAAGAACCGCCAGCGCCGGGGCTGCTTCCGGGTCCCTATGGTCCATTCTACCTTCCTGGTGTCCTTGCGGGCTGAGGGGGCAGCCCAGCTCGCCTTCTACCCTCCTCATCCCAACTACACCTGGCCCTTCGACGATATCATTGTCTTCGCCTATGCCTGCCAGGCCGCTG GGGTCACGGTCCACGTGTGCAATGAGCACCGTTACGGGTACATGAACGTGCCCGTGAAATCCCACCAGGGGCTGGAGGACGAGAAGGTCAACTTCATCCACCTAATCCTGGAAGCGCTGG TGGACGGGCCCCCCATGCAGGCCTCAGGGCACGTGTCCCGGCCCCCAAAGAGACCCAGCAAGATGGGGTTTGATGAG gtGTTTGTCATCAGCCTGGCCCGCCGGCCCGACCGCCGAGAGCGCATGCTAAGCTCGCTCTGGGAGATGGAGATTTCTGGGCGGGTGGTGGAAGCTGTGGACGGCCG GACACTCAACAGCAGTATCATGAGGAACCTCGGCGTGGACCTGCTGCCCGGCTACCAGGACCCCTACTCGGGCCGCACCCTGACCAAGGGCGAGGtgggctgcttcctcagccactACTCCATCTGGGAGGAG GTGGCGGCCAGGGGTCTGGCCCAGGTCCTGGTGTTTGAGGATGACGTGCGTTTTGAGAGCAACTTCCGGGGGCGACTAGAGCAGCTGATGGAggaggtggaggcagagaagCTGCCGTGGGACCTCAT CTACCTAGGTCGGAAGCAGGTGAACCCCGAGGAGGAGGCCGCTGTGGAGAGGCTGCCGCATCTGGTGGTGGCGGGGTACTCCTACTGGACCCTGGCCTATGTCTTGAGCCTGGCGGGAGCTCGCAAGCTGCTGGCCTCCCAGCCCCTGCGCCGAATGCTGCCTGTGGACGAGTTCCTGCCCATCATGTTTGACCGGCACCCCAA CGAGCAGTACAAGGCGCACTTCTGGCCACGGGACCTGCGCGCCTTCTCTGCCCGGCCGTTGCTTGCTGCCCCCACGCACTACGCAGGGGACGCCGAGTGGCTCAGCGACACGGAGACATCCTCGCCCTGGGACGATGACAGCGGCCGCATCGTCAGCTGGAGTGGCTCTCACAAGACCCTGCGTGACCCCCACCTGGACCTGGCTGGCAGCAGCGGGCACAGCCTCCCCacgccaccccacccccgggATGAGCTCTAG
- the CERCAM gene encoding inactive glycosyltransferase 25 family member 3 isoform X5, with the protein MARRGPGGPPPASPAVGCHRAGPWSQAAGVVEPPLPAVVLTILARNAEHSLPHYLGALERLDYPRARLALWCATDHNTDNSTQMLQEWLAAVGDDYAAVVWRPEGDPRSYPDEEGPKHWTKERHQFLMELKQEALTFARDWGADYILFADTDNILTNNQTLRLLIEQGLPVVAPMLDSQTYYSNFWCGITPQGYYRRTADYFPTKNRQRRGCFRVPMVHSTFLVSLRAEGAAQLAFYPPHPNYTWPFDDIIVFAYACQAAGVTVHVCNEHRYGYMNVPVKSHQGLEDEKVNFIHLILEALVDGPPMQASGHVSRPPKRPSKMGFDEVFVISLARRPDRRERMLSSLWEMEISGRVVEAVDGRTLNSSIMRNLGVDLLPGYQDPYSGRTLTKGEVGCFLSHYSIWEEVAARGLAQVLVFEDDVRFESNFRGRLEQLMEEVEAEKLPWDLIYLGRKQVNPEEEAAVERLPHLVVAGYSYWTLAYVLSLAGARKLLASQPLRRMLPVDEFLPIMFDRHPNEQYKAHFWPRDLRAFSARPLLAAPTHYAGDAEWLSDTETSSPWDDDSGRIVSWSGSHKTLRDPHLDLAGSSGHSLPTPPHPRDEL; encoded by the exons ATGGCGCGCCGAGGTCCTGGAggacccccacctgcctcccccgcCGTGGGGTGTCACCGCGCAG GGCCGTGGTCCCAGGCTGCGGGCGTCGTGGAGCCGCCGCTGCCCGCCGTGGTCCTTACCATCCTGGCCCGCAATGCCGAGCACTCACTGCCCCACTACCTGGGCGCGCTGGAGCGGCTGGACTACCCCCGGGCCAGGCTGGCCCTCTG GTGTGCCACGGACCACAACACCGACAACAGCACGCAGATGCTGCAGGAGTGGCTGGCCGCTGTGGGGGACGACTATGCCGCTGTGGTCTGGAGGCCCGAGGGGGACCCCAG GTCCTACCCAGACGAAGAGGGTCCCAAGCACTGGACCAAAGAAAGGCACCAGTTTCTGATGGAATTGAAACAGGAAGCCCTGACctttgccagggactggggggcTGACTACATCCTG TTTGCAGATACAGACAACATTCTGACCAACAACCAGACGCTGAGGCTTCTGATAGAGCAGGGGCTGCCCGTTGTGGCCCCGATGCTGGACTCCCAGACCTACTACTCCAATTTCTGGTGCGGGATCACGCCCCAG GGCTATTACCGTCGCACGGCTGACTACTTCCCCACCAAGAACCGCCAGCGCCGGGGCTGCTTCCGGGTCCCTATGGTCCATTCTACCTTCCTGGTGTCCTTGCGGGCTGAGGGGGCAGCCCAGCTCGCCTTCTACCCTCCTCATCCCAACTACACCTGGCCCTTCGACGATATCATTGTCTTCGCCTATGCCTGCCAGGCCGCTG GGGTCACGGTCCACGTGTGCAATGAGCACCGTTACGGGTACATGAACGTGCCCGTGAAATCCCACCAGGGGCTGGAGGACGAGAAGGTCAACTTCATCCACCTAATCCTGGAAGCGCTGG TGGACGGGCCCCCCATGCAGGCCTCAGGGCACGTGTCCCGGCCCCCAAAGAGACCCAGCAAGATGGGGTTTGATGAG gtGTTTGTCATCAGCCTGGCCCGCCGGCCCGACCGCCGAGAGCGCATGCTAAGCTCGCTCTGGGAGATGGAGATTTCTGGGCGGGTGGTGGAAGCTGTGGACGGCCG GACACTCAACAGCAGTATCATGAGGAACCTCGGCGTGGACCTGCTGCCCGGCTACCAGGACCCCTACTCGGGCCGCACCCTGACCAAGGGCGAGGtgggctgcttcctcagccactACTCCATCTGGGAGGAG GTGGCGGCCAGGGGTCTGGCCCAGGTCCTGGTGTTTGAGGATGACGTGCGTTTTGAGAGCAACTTCCGGGGGCGACTAGAGCAGCTGATGGAggaggtggaggcagagaagCTGCCGTGGGACCTCAT CTACCTAGGTCGGAAGCAGGTGAACCCCGAGGAGGAGGCCGCTGTGGAGAGGCTGCCGCATCTGGTGGTGGCGGGGTACTCCTACTGGACCCTGGCCTATGTCTTGAGCCTGGCGGGAGCTCGCAAGCTGCTGGCCTCCCAGCCCCTGCGCCGAATGCTGCCTGTGGACGAGTTCCTGCCCATCATGTTTGACCGGCACCCCAA CGAGCAGTACAAGGCGCACTTCTGGCCACGGGACCTGCGCGCCTTCTCTGCCCGGCCGTTGCTTGCTGCCCCCACGCACTACGCAGGGGACGCCGAGTGGCTCAGCGACACGGAGACATCCTCGCCCTGGGACGATGACAGCGGCCGCATCGTCAGCTGGAGTGGCTCTCACAAGACCCTGCGTGACCCCCACCTGGACCTGGCTGGCAGCAGCGGGCACAGCCTCCCCacgccaccccacccccgggATGAGCTCTAG